In a genomic window of Venatoribacter cucullus:
- a CDS encoding AmpG family muropeptide MFS transporter, giving the protein MNVYPPLPPALLRWWADVRRIYLRKPVLVIALLGFSAGLPFLLVFSTLSAWLFDAGVERTAIGFFAWVGITYSVKVFWAPVVDRFALPVLSHLGQRRGWILAGQLGIIAGLVLMSMSNPASSLLVIALAAVLVAFCSSTQDVAVDALRIESAEDELQGMLSAAYIFGYRAALLVAGAGALYIAEFGSWALAYLCMAGLMGLGVAAVLWADEPQRVSAEQRDQNEIILIDQIMGRPMQMAQRPGWQRWLLGAVVCPVLEFFQRNGKFALLILSFIALFRLSDITMGMMANPFYLDLGYSKADIASVAKVFGFFMTIFGSALCGVLVVRHGIMQPLLLGAIMVAGTNLLFALLAVLGSNGVTPPIYGLALVIGADNLSGGIASTAFVAYLSSLANRSYTATQYALFSSLMTLPGKFISGFSGWVIDSSGYMEFFLLAAALGIPAIVLVLVLMRHARHEPPAVEAKNPLSAP; this is encoded by the coding sequence TTGAACGTCTACCCGCCACTGCCACCGGCGCTGCTGCGCTGGTGGGCTGATGTCCGGCGCATTTATCTGCGCAAACCGGTGCTGGTCATTGCCCTCCTGGGCTTCAGCGCCGGGTTACCCTTTTTGCTGGTGTTTTCCACTTTGTCGGCCTGGTTGTTTGATGCCGGGGTGGAGCGTACCGCCATTGGTTTTTTTGCCTGGGTCGGCATTACCTATTCCGTAAAAGTGTTCTGGGCGCCGGTGGTGGATCGTTTTGCGCTGCCCGTTTTGTCGCACCTCGGGCAACGGCGCGGCTGGATTCTGGCCGGTCAGCTCGGCATCATCGCCGGGCTGGTGCTAATGAGTATGAGCAACCCTGCCTCGTCGCTGCTGGTGATTGCGTTGGCGGCGGTGCTGGTGGCGTTCTGTTCCTCCACCCAGGATGTGGCGGTGGATGCTCTGCGCATTGAATCGGCTGAGGATGAGCTGCAGGGTATGTTGTCAGCGGCTTATATTTTTGGCTATCGGGCCGCTCTGCTGGTCGCCGGTGCCGGCGCCCTTTACATCGCCGAGTTTGGCAGCTGGGCGCTGGCGTATTTATGCATGGCAGGTCTGATGGGGCTGGGCGTGGCAGCGGTGCTGTGGGCCGATGAGCCGCAACGGGTCAGCGCTGAACAGCGGGACCAGAATGAAATAATTCTGATTGACCAGATTATGGGCCGGCCGATGCAGATGGCGCAGCGGCCAGGCTGGCAACGCTGGTTGCTGGGTGCGGTGGTGTGCCCGGTGCTGGAGTTTTTTCAGCGTAACGGCAAGTTTGCGCTGCTGATCCTGAGCTTTATTGCCTTGTTCCGCCTCAGCGATATCACCATGGGCATGATGGCCAACCCCTTTTATCTGGATCTGGGGTACAGCAAAGCCGATATCGCCAGCGTGGCCAAAGTCTTTGGCTTTTTTATGACCATTTTCGGCTCGGCGCTGTGCGGTGTGCTGGTGGTAAGACACGGCATTATGCAGCCGCTGTTACTGGGCGCGATTATGGTGGCGGGCACCAATCTGCTGTTTGCCTTACTGGCGGTGCTGGGCAGTAACGGGGTGACCCCCCCCATATACGGGCTGGCGCTGGTGATTGGTGCCGATAACCTCAGCGGCGGCATTGCCAGCACGGCCTTTGTGGCGTATTTGTCCAGCCTGGCCAATCGCAGTTACACCGCCACCCAATACGCACTGTTCAGTTCACTGATGACCCTGCCGGGTAAATTTATCAGTGGGTTTTCCGGCTGGGTGATCGACAGCAGTGGTTACATGGAATTTTTTCTGCTGGCGGCGGCACTGGGCATTCCGGCCATCGTGCTGGTGCTGGTGTTGATGCGGCATGCCCGCCATGAGCCACCGGCCGTCGAGGCCAAGAACCCGCTGTCAGCGCCCTGA
- the cobU gene encoding bifunctional adenosylcobinamide kinase/adenosylcobinamide-phosphate guanylyltransferase: protein MTEMTNLAVTPAIHLILGAARSGKSRYAEQQASLLEQQSAATVVYIATAQAHDGEMQQRIDQHRDQRPAHWPTLEEPLQLAACLQRAQQQYPGSALLVDCLTLWVTNCLLHSDPDYWVREREALLTLLPELQQPLLLVSNEVGWGIVPMGELSRRFVDESGRLHQAIAAQAQAVTLVVAGIPVEVKR from the coding sequence ATGACAGAAATGACGAACCTGGCGGTTACGCCGGCCATTCACCTGATTCTGGGCGCCGCCCGCAGTGGTAAAAGCCGCTACGCCGAGCAACAGGCCAGCCTGCTGGAACAGCAAAGCGCCGCCACGGTGGTGTATATTGCCACCGCCCAGGCCCATGACGGCGAAATGCAGCAACGTATCGATCAGCATCGTGATCAGCGCCCGGCGCACTGGCCGACTCTGGAAGAACCGCTGCAGCTGGCGGCCTGTTTGCAGCGGGCGCAACAGCAGTACCCCGGCTCAGCGTTGCTGGTGGATTGCCTGACCCTGTGGGTGACCAACTGTTTGTTACACAGTGACCCTGATTACTGGGTGCGCGAGCGCGAGGCATTACTGACGCTGTTGCCAGAGCTACAGCAACCGCTGTTGCTGGTGAGTAATGAAGTGGGCTGGGGCATTGTCCCCATGGGCGAACTGAGCCGTCGTTTTGTGGATGAAAGCGGCCGTCTGCATCAGGCCATTGCCGCGCAGGCGCAGGCGGTGACGCTGGTGGTGGCGGGGATACCGGTGGAAGTTAAACGCTAG
- a CDS encoding YajQ family cyclic di-GMP-binding protein, which yields MPSFDVVSEVDKHEARNAVEQASRELSTRFDFRGVDASFEQNDLEVTMTANHEFQIEQMKSMLTGAMTKRGIKVNCLEYSKPEGTGKLVRVKAKMRQGIDSDLARKMVKLIKDSKLKVQVQVQGDTLRVQGKSRDDLQGAMQLLRTDESIDMPLAFKNFKD from the coding sequence ATGCCTTCTTTTGATGTGGTTTCTGAAGTTGATAAACACGAAGCCCGTAACGCCGTAGAACAGGCCAGCCGCGAGCTGAGCACCCGCTTTGATTTCCGTGGGGTGGATGCCAGTTTCGAGCAGAACGATCTGGAAGTGACCATGACTGCCAACCATGAATTTCAGATTGAGCAGATGAAATCCATGCTCACCGGCGCCATGACCAAGCGTGGCATTAAGGTGAACTGTCTGGAGTACAGCAAGCCGGAAGGTACCGGCAAACTGGTGCGGGTGAAGGCCAAAATGCGTCAGGGCATCGACAGCGACCTGGCCCGTAAAATGGTGAAGCTGATCAAAGACAGCAAGCTGAAAGTACAGGTACAGGTGCAGGGCGATACCTTGCGCGTACAGGGCAAAAGCCGGGACGATCTGCAGGGCGCCATGCAACTGCTGCGTACCGATGAAAGCATTGATATGCCCCTGGCGTTCAAGAACTTCAAAGATTGA
- a CDS encoding PilZ domain-containing protein, which produces MSTSVIDQRMHPRWTLKSSVSVFEQQNKEYLGLLVDCSEQGLMISSYDYLAPGTRLQLDLVDIPPNIDNRRTGQGVVEVVWSDKITPSLYGNGCRLVESSSMLQSMIRSYSHPVGS; this is translated from the coding sequence ATGAGCACATCCGTTATTGATCAACGTATGCACCCGCGCTGGACGCTGAAAAGCAGCGTCAGTGTATTCGAACAACAAAATAAGGAATACCTGGGTCTGCTGGTCGACTGTTCCGAACAGGGCCTGATGATTTCTTCCTACGATTACCTGGCCCCAGGTACCCGGCTGCAGCTGGATCTGGTGGATATTCCGCCCAATATCGACAACCGCCGCACCGGCCAGGGCGTGGTTGAAGTGGTGTGGAGCGACAAAATCACCCCCAGCCTGTATGGCAACGGCTGCCGGCTGGTCGAAAGCTCGTCGATGCTGCAAAGCATGATCCGCAGCTACAGCCACCCGGTCGGTTCCTGA
- a CDS encoding ROK family protein, producing the protein MLQFGIDLGGTKTEIIVLNESGEPLLRHRNATPSHSYDAIVANITALVHNAASELNTNDFTLGIGIPGAVSPATGLIKNANTTCLIGRDLQGDLQRALSQRVILANDADCLALSEATDGAGAGYKTVFAVIIGTGCGGGWVVNGQLLGGPNAIAGEWGHNPLPWRNAEDGEAPCYCGQHGCLETLLSGPGMRQQALQETGLDLSAPEWAERATRGEAQALEVLQRYYRRLAKALAAVINLMDPHVIVLGGGVSNLPGLCTEVPRLWGDYVFSDTVCTPLKQSVHGDSSGVRGAAWLGAAVNRSGR; encoded by the coding sequence ATGCTGCAATTCGGCATTGATCTGGGCGGCACCAAAACCGAAATTATTGTTCTGAACGAGTCCGGCGAACCCCTGTTACGCCACCGCAACGCCACCCCATCCCATTCCTACGACGCCATTGTTGCCAACATCACCGCACTGGTGCACAACGCCGCCAGTGAACTGAATACCAACGATTTCACCCTCGGCATCGGCATTCCCGGTGCGGTCAGTCCGGCCACCGGTTTAATCAAAAACGCCAACACCACCTGTCTGATCGGGCGCGATCTGCAGGGCGATCTGCAACGGGCGCTTAGCCAGCGCGTGATTCTGGCCAACGATGCCGATTGTCTGGCCCTATCGGAAGCCACCGATGGCGCCGGCGCCGGTTATAAAACCGTGTTTGCCGTGATTATCGGTACCGGCTGCGGCGGTGGCTGGGTGGTAAATGGCCAGCTGCTCGGCGGCCCCAACGCCATTGCCGGCGAATGGGGGCACAACCCGCTGCCGTGGCGCAACGCAGAGGATGGCGAAGCGCCCTGTTACTGCGGCCAGCACGGCTGCCTGGAAACCTTGTTATCGGGGCCGGGAATGCGCCAGCAAGCGTTGCAGGAAACCGGCCTGGATTTATCCGCACCGGAATGGGCCGAACGGGCCACGCGGGGTGAAGCGCAGGCACTGGAGGTGCTGCAACGCTATTACCGGCGACTGGCTAAAGCGCTGGCGGCGGTGATTAACCTGATGGACCCGCACGTCATTGTGCTCGGCGGCGGTGTCTCCAACCTGCCCGGCCTCTGCACCGAAGTACCGCGACTGTGGGGCGACTATGTGTTTTCCGACACCGTCTGTACGCCACTGAAACAATCGGTGCACGGTGATTCCAGCGGTGTGCGCGGTGCCGCCTGGCTGGGCGCAGCCGTTAACCGATCAGGGCGCTGA
- a CDS encoding TonB-dependent receptor, with protein sequence MKKISLLLSLSSIFIAATAHSASTENSELAPVVVTGNRIAQPDMLATYAAEIHHADDITRSGAIDLYDYLNRYSSVTVLPSYGNPFAQLLDMRGYGVGSGHQNIVVTVNGRRLNNVDTVPQLLSSVPLLSIERIEIIKGSGSVAQGDGAMAGIINIVTKDQTGGALNIAAGSHGYSSTSVSAGITEEQFTLQLLAENGRSDGFRDQDITGEKDDSDSNNVAADLKLFPMSGVEIRAGKERSWLDTTYGDTLTLPQFNNNPEQNAGKTYTGQTFTVDVSRVGTSLQINDNLRLNADYFIEKKDSEYSSGWLSEYDYRSGDYSIAWQQNNLQVLTGVQLFDGERSSATDTTTKENSAAYIQAEYRLQDTRISAGWRREKADYQYRSSVTLLQDNHYLTAWDLGINQKISAQLTVFANLNQGFQAPDIDRFFTQLYDSSWNFIGTGFNGFIKPAESRTVNLGLNHLHSRNKLKAVIFYTDLTDEIYYNPQTFSNTNIDESHKYGAELQNQYQASEQLAVRLNYSWTRAIIDREDSGTGAFNGKDLPGVSEHSATLGVNYQASERGSFSINQIWRSKALAAEDFANNFKQKQKAFNSTDISYQHQFGKLSAYVQVQNLFDQSNGLWIRDDAIYPVNFTRTWYAGIRAEF encoded by the coding sequence ATGAAAAAAATCTCTCTTTTGCTGTCCTTAAGCAGCATTTTTATCGCTGCGACGGCCCATTCTGCCAGCACAGAAAATAGCGAATTAGCACCGGTGGTGGTAACCGGTAACCGCATCGCTCAGCCCGATATGCTGGCCACTTATGCGGCGGAAATTCATCATGCCGATGACATTACCCGTTCCGGTGCCATTGACCTGTACGATTACCTGAATCGCTACAGCTCTGTGACCGTATTACCCTCGTACGGCAACCCCTTTGCACAATTACTGGATATGCGTGGTTATGGTGTTGGCTCTGGCCATCAGAATATCGTAGTAACGGTAAATGGTCGCCGCCTGAACAACGTCGACACCGTACCTCAGCTGCTCAGCAGCGTGCCATTATTAAGCATTGAACGGATTGAAATTATTAAAGGCAGCGGCTCGGTGGCGCAAGGTGATGGTGCCATGGCCGGCATTATTAATATTGTGACCAAAGACCAGACCGGTGGCGCACTGAATATTGCCGCCGGCAGCCACGGTTATTCATCGACCAGCGTCAGCGCCGGCATTACCGAAGAGCAATTTACCCTGCAGCTGCTCGCCGAAAACGGTCGCAGTGACGGTTTCCGCGACCAGGACATTACCGGCGAAAAAGATGATTCCGATAGCAACAACGTAGCAGCGGATTTAAAGCTGTTTCCCATGTCTGGGGTTGAGATCCGTGCCGGTAAGGAACGCTCGTGGCTGGATACCACCTATGGAGACACACTGACTCTGCCTCAATTTAATAACAATCCAGAACAAAACGCTGGTAAAACCTACACCGGTCAAACCTTTACTGTCGATGTGAGTCGTGTAGGCACCAGCCTTCAGATCAACGACAATCTGCGTTTGAATGCTGATTACTTTATTGAGAAAAAAGATTCAGAATATTCCAGTGGCTGGCTATCAGAATATGATTACCGCTCCGGTGATTATTCCATTGCCTGGCAACAAAACAACCTTCAGGTACTCACCGGCGTTCAACTCTTTGATGGCGAGCGCAGCAGTGCTACTGATACCACAACCAAAGAAAACAGTGCTGCTTATATTCAGGCTGAATACCGCCTGCAGGACACCCGCATCAGCGCCGGCTGGCGGCGTGAGAAGGCTGACTATCAATACCGTAGTAGCGTCACGCTGTTGCAGGACAATCATTATCTGACGGCCTGGGATCTGGGTATTAACCAGAAAATTTCTGCACAACTAACCGTCTTTGCCAACCTGAACCAGGGCTTTCAGGCACCCGACATTGACCGGTTTTTTACTCAGCTGTATGACAGCAGCTGGAACTTTATAGGTACCGGCTTCAATGGTTTTATCAAACCGGCCGAGTCACGCACAGTTAACCTCGGCCTGAACCATCTGCACAGCCGCAATAAACTTAAGGCCGTTATTTTTTATACGGATCTGACGGATGAGATTTACTACAATCCGCAAACTTTCAGCAACACCAATATCGATGAATCGCACAAATACGGTGCTGAATTGCAGAACCAGTATCAGGCCAGCGAACAGCTTGCCGTTCGTCTGAATTACAGCTGGACACGCGCCATTATTGACCGCGAAGACAGCGGTACCGGCGCCTTTAATGGCAAAGATTTACCCGGGGTATCTGAACACAGCGCAACCCTGGGGGTAAATTACCAGGCCAGCGAACGTGGCTCATTCAGCATCAACCAGATTTGGCGCAGCAAAGCTCTGGCAGCCGAGGACTTTGCTAATAATTTCAAGCAGAAGCAAAAAGCCTTTAACAGTACGGACATCAGCTATCAGCATCAGTTCGGCAAGCTGAGTGCCTATGTTCAGGTACAGAATCTGTTTGATCAGAGCAACGGCCTATGGATTAGGGATGATGCCATTTACCCCGTTAACTTCACCCGCACATGGTATGCTGGCATCCGCGCTGAATTCTGA
- a CDS encoding methyl-accepting chemotaxis protein: MGQLNYAAKFGLISFLFMVPLMVLSGQVFLAASDSLEKTKEELSGLQATRQLFAFAHQLELFRNLGAVATHKSDADLQQQVAPMMTALTEQLSQLKSSAASAELQQLIADWESRFASRLQISGEHRQPTLNDQYRYYQMAIDEVYLLIRQYTQETGVALDSDRDIQRLVNILMSMQTLHKTFGIGHSSGVFAFIEQYLQSTTYDMVNGVYDQLVTAEPDVQLVVSNAEIIGDAALVASTREAEQNLVALRNKIDEDIIASAQVEGSWQEFDAYFMQQLDALLAVENQVFPLIEYRLTQRLNEQQNRITLLATVLLVALTIIVYLYLAFFMSIRYTIKRFSATARDIARGDLTQEIRFNGRDEMGQLRDAFNEMITNIRATLSAVKDSSESVSSNVNEVESIANRSRKAVQDQLEQTNQVSSIIRNVAEHAGSVTRLAEEAEQAAHTGHEKSDEAARVITNVMGEIGRLSNEMSNSMEAVNRLAENSSSISSILATIKGIAEQTNLLALNAAIEAARAGEQGRGFAVVADEVRTLASRTQKSASEIEGLISDVQKNIVSAVETMEVNRSMVEKTVANSGQVNTTLHEIQTSMGDIQHKTADIVTTANEQRRNAMDLENNLEVIRENGQQTSANAEGTVQAVRQTQAITDALSQRVAAFKVH; the protein is encoded by the coding sequence ATGGGTCAGTTGAATTACGCCGCCAAGTTCGGCCTGATCAGCTTCCTTTTCATGGTGCCGTTAATGGTACTCAGCGGTCAGGTGTTCCTGGCGGCGTCTGATTCTCTGGAAAAAACCAAAGAAGAGCTGAGTGGTCTGCAAGCCACCCGTCAGCTGTTCGCCTTTGCCCATCAGCTGGAATTGTTCCGCAACCTGGGGGCCGTTGCGACGCACAAAAGCGATGCCGACCTGCAACAGCAGGTCGCGCCGATGATGACGGCGCTGACTGAGCAGTTGTCACAGCTCAAGTCGTCGGCCGCCAGCGCCGAGTTGCAACAACTGATTGCCGATTGGGAAAGCCGTTTTGCCAGCCGGCTGCAAATCAGTGGCGAACACCGTCAGCCAACCCTGAATGACCAATACCGTTATTACCAGATGGCCATTGATGAGGTGTATCTGCTGATTCGTCAGTACACTCAGGAAACCGGCGTGGCGCTGGATTCTGACCGGGATATTCAGCGTTTGGTGAATATTCTGATGTCCATGCAGACCCTGCATAAAACTTTTGGTATTGGTCACAGCTCCGGTGTGTTCGCCTTTATTGAGCAATATCTGCAGTCCACCACCTATGACATGGTGAACGGTGTTTACGACCAGTTGGTAACGGCTGAGCCGGACGTTCAGCTGGTGGTAAGCAATGCTGAAATTATCGGCGATGCGGCTCTGGTCGCCTCGACCCGTGAGGCGGAACAAAACCTGGTGGCCCTGCGCAATAAAATCGATGAGGACATCATTGCCTCGGCACAGGTAGAAGGCAGCTGGCAGGAATTTGATGCCTATTTTATGCAGCAGCTGGACGCCTTACTGGCGGTAGAAAATCAGGTGTTTCCGTTAATTGAATATCGCCTTACTCAACGCCTGAATGAACAACAGAACCGTATTACGTTACTGGCCACGGTGTTGCTGGTGGCGCTGACCATTATTGTGTATCTGTACCTCGCCTTTTTTATGTCCATTCGTTACACCATTAAGCGTTTTTCAGCGACCGCCCGCGATATTGCCCGGGGCGACCTGACCCAGGAAATCCGCTTTAATGGCCGTGATGAAATGGGCCAGCTGCGTGATGCCTTTAACGAAATGATCACCAATATCCGCGCCACCTTAAGTGCGGTGAAAGACAGTTCAGAATCGGTCAGCAGCAACGTTAATGAAGTAGAAAGCATTGCTAACCGCAGTCGTAAAGCGGTGCAGGATCAGCTGGAACAAACCAATCAGGTGTCCAGCATTATCCGTAATGTGGCAGAACATGCCGGCAGTGTTACCCGTCTGGCCGAAGAAGCTGAACAGGCGGCTCACACCGGCCATGAAAAATCGGATGAAGCGGCGCGGGTGATTACCAACGTGATGGGCGAAATTGGTCGTTTATCCAATGAGATGTCCAACTCCATGGAAGCGGTTAACCGGTTGGCGGAAAACTCATCCAGCATCAGCAGTATTCTGGCCACGATTAAAGGTATTGCCGAACAAACCAACCTGCTGGCGCTTAACGCTGCGATTGAAGCAGCCCGGGCCGGTGAACAGGGGCGTGGTTTTGCGGTGGTTGCGGATGAAGTACGTACACTGGCCAGCCGTACCCAAAAATCGGCCAGTGAAATTGAAGGGCTGATCAGTGATGTGCAGAAGAATATCGTCAGTGCGGTGGAAACCATGGAAGTAAACCGCTCGATGGTGGAAAAAACCGTGGCCAACTCTGGTCAGGTGAATACCACACTGCATGAAATTCAGACCAGTATGGGCGATATTCAGCATAAAACCGCCGATATTGTTACCACCGCCAACGAACAGCGCCGCAATGCCATGGATCTGGAAAATAACCTGGAAGTTATCCGTGAAAATGGCCAACAGACTTCGGCTAACGCCGAAGGAACGGTGCAGGCGGTACGTCAGACGCAGGCCATTACCGATGCGCTGTCACAGCGGGTAGCCGCCTTTAAGGTGCATTAA
- a CDS encoding cob(I)yrinic acid a,c-diamide adenosyltransferase: MGNRLSKISTKTGDRGETGLGDGSRVSKSCLRIATLGDIDELNSWVGVLRASLTGQDELQPLLSQVQHDLFDLGGEMAMPGYTLLNEVMLSELEQHLVHWNESLPPLKDFILPGGSVAAAHCHMARAVARRAERTYVALLQQEAVHETGLKYLNRLSDLLFVLARVLARRDGGTEVLWQSRHKQ, translated from the coding sequence ATGGGCAACCGTCTTTCCAAAATTTCCACCAAAACCGGCGACCGCGGTGAAACCGGTCTGGGCGACGGTTCCCGGGTCAGTAAAAGCTGCCTGCGCATTGCCACTCTGGGCGATATTGACGAGCTGAATTCCTGGGTGGGGGTGCTGCGCGCCAGCCTGACCGGACAGGATGAGCTGCAACCCTTATTAAGCCAGGTACAGCACGATTTGTTTGATCTGGGCGGGGAAATGGCGATGCCGGGTTACACCTTGCTGAATGAAGTCATGCTCAGCGAGCTGGAGCAGCATCTAGTGCACTGGAACGAAAGCCTGCCGCCGCTGAAAGATTTTATTCTGCCCGGTGGCAGCGTTGCGGCTGCGCACTGCCACATGGCCCGTGCCGTTGCCCGTCGTGCTGAGCGTACCTATGTGGCACTGCTGCAGCAGGAAGCCGTACATGAAACCGGCCTGAAATATCTGAACCGTTTATCGGATCTGTTATTTGTGCTGGCGCGGGTGCTGGCACGCCGTGATGGTGGCACTGAGGTGCTGTGGCAAAGCCGGCATAAGCAGTAA
- a CDS encoding ketopantoate reductase family protein, producing MTQPPLRIGILGLGSLGSVLAWHWRDLPLVALPRDQHSACNLKVQVQQQLWQQTLPCWQGEALDWLVICTKAAATQTALTPWRNHLTAVKNILLVQNGMGQQQQLADWLQEQQLPCQLWAGMSTEGAYRADDRVVYAGQGDNLIGRWGTEITDADHAVVTPPHTRIVNNIASQLRTKLAINAVINPLTAQLRCHNGELLQNPLYRQQLDALSTEIAGLYACLGWPEAAGLVERVQQVAAATAANQSSTLQDVLHNRPTELPYICGYLLKIAAEKNYALPLTTALYQQLHEISA from the coding sequence ATGACCCAGCCCCCGCTCCGCATCGGCATTCTTGGTCTTGGCTCGCTCGGCTCGGTGCTGGCCTGGCATTGGCGTGACCTGCCGCTGGTCGCTCTGCCCCGTGATCAGCACAGCGCGTGCAACCTGAAAGTGCAGGTACAGCAACAACTCTGGCAACAGACACTGCCCTGTTGGCAAGGTGAAGCGCTGGACTGGCTGGTGATCTGTACCAAAGCCGCAGCCACCCAGACGGCACTGACTCCCTGGCGCAACCATTTAACAGCGGTGAAGAATATTCTGTTAGTGCAGAACGGCATGGGGCAGCAGCAACAGCTGGCCGACTGGCTGCAAGAACAACAACTGCCCTGCCAGCTATGGGCCGGTATGAGCACCGAAGGCGCTTACCGCGCTGACGACCGCGTGGTGTATGCCGGCCAGGGCGACAACCTGATTGGCCGCTGGGGCACAGAAATAACGGACGCCGACCATGCGGTGGTTACTCCACCTCATACCCGCATAGTGAATAATATTGCCAGCCAGCTTCGGACCAAGCTGGCCATTAATGCGGTGATTAATCCGCTGACCGCACAATTGCGCTGCCACAATGGTGAATTACTGCAGAACCCGCTTTACCGGCAGCAGCTGGACGCGCTCAGCACAGAGATTGCCGGGTTGTATGCCTGTTTAGGCTGGCCGGAAGCCGCCGGGCTGGTTGAGCGGGTGCAGCAAGTGGCCGCCGCGACCGCCGCCAATCAGTCATCCACACTGCAGGATGTGCTGCATAACCGGCCAACCGAATTACCCTATATTTGCGGGTATTTATTAAAAATCGCGGCAGAAAAAAATTATGCCCTGCCGTTAACCACAGCGTTGTACCAGCAGCTGCATGAAATTTCCGCGTGA
- the cobT gene encoding nicotinate-nucleotide--dimethylbenzimidazole phosphoribosyltransferase, with amino-acid sequence MTIQAWWQQPAAAVSESFRQQALARQNQLTKPPGALGQLEQVAVQLAALQQRVKPAVQNPQLVVFAGDHGVVAQGVSAFPQAVTVAMLSNFVAGGAAVAVLARLHGIGLSVVNCGTVTPCEHLAGVIQCPVMPGTQDFSQQPAMSPAQAQQALRIGAEQVERLHAEGCDLFMAGEMGIGNTSAASCLAALLLQQDVVALTGPGTGVQGAALSHKQQVLAASVARAQPLVSSPLQALEQVGGLELAAMCGAFMRAAQLGIPVLVDGFIATASALLAVQLNPGVREWLLFGHRSAEPGHAALLQALAAEPLIQLGMRLGEGSGAAVAYGVVQQALALHNGMATFAEAGIG; translated from the coding sequence ATGACCATTCAAGCCTGGTGGCAGCAACCCGCCGCCGCCGTTTCCGAATCCTTCCGCCAGCAGGCGCTGGCGCGCCAGAATCAGCTGACCAAGCCGCCGGGTGCGCTGGGGCAGCTGGAGCAGGTTGCCGTGCAGCTGGCGGCTCTGCAGCAGCGCGTAAAACCTGCTGTTCAGAACCCGCAGCTGGTGGTATTCGCCGGCGATCATGGCGTGGTAGCGCAAGGGGTATCGGCGTTTCCGCAGGCGGTGACGGTGGCCATGCTCAGTAATTTTGTTGCTGGCGGTGCCGCAGTAGCGGTGCTGGCACGGTTGCACGGCATCGGTTTAAGCGTGGTTAATTGCGGGACCGTCACGCCCTGTGAGCATCTGGCCGGTGTTATTCAGTGCCCGGTGATGCCGGGCACGCAGGATTTTTCTCAGCAGCCCGCCATGAGCCCGGCGCAGGCGCAACAGGCGTTACGCATTGGTGCAGAACAGGTAGAGCGCCTGCACGCAGAAGGGTGTGATCTGTTTATGGCCGGCGAAATGGGCATTGGTAATACCTCGGCAGCCAGTTGTCTGGCGGCACTGCTGTTGCAGCAGGATGTCGTCGCACTCACTGGCCCTGGCACCGGCGTGCAGGGCGCCGCCCTCAGCCACAAACAACAGGTGCTGGCGGCCAGTGTGGCGCGGGCGCAACCGCTGGTAAGTTCGCCTTTGCAGGCACTGGAACAGGTTGGCGGGCTGGAACTGGCGGCCATGTGCGGTGCCTTTATGCGTGCTGCGCAGTTGGGTATTCCGGTGCTGGTGGATGGTTTTATCGCCACTGCCTCGGCCTTGTTGGCGGTGCAGCTGAACCCCGGCGTACGCGAGTGGCTGCTGTTCGGCCATCGCTCGGCTGAACCCGGCCATGCGGCGTTGCTGCAGGCCTTAGCAGCTGAGCCGCTCATTCAATTAGGCATGCGGCTGGGCGAAGGCTCGGGCGCGGCGGTTGCCTATGGCGTGGTGCAGCAGGCACTGGCCCTGCATAACGGCATGGCCACCTTTGCTGAAGCAGGCATCGGCTGA